A DNA window from Drosophila virilis strain 15010-1051.87 chromosome 4, Dvir_AGI_RSII-ME, whole genome shotgun sequence contains the following coding sequences:
- the LOC6629050 gene encoding uncharacterized protein: MKFLALLVLLLIWQSSELGNALPNTEPTSAPLTTHNEDLKFSPRLLVTPVNDNVKPIRGTENPVRLARKLLLELKLYNLVDEVVQAKHIDDTFGKGLLFEMSNPLQANEVLQAWVDPPGELCKQLHVAQNLRNFYEAQISFRT, encoded by the exons atgaaattctTGGCACTTTTGGTGCTGCTTTTGATCTGGCAAAGTTCTGAGCTGGGCAATGCATTACCCAACA CTGAACCCACGTCGGCGCCGTTGACAACACACAACGAAGATCTCAAGTTCAGTCCGCGCCTTCTGGTGACGCCCGTTAATGACAACGTGAAGCCCATTCGAGGCACTGAGAATCCGGTTCGACTGGCACGCAAATTGCTATTGGAATTGAAGCTGTACAATCTGGTGGACGAGGTGGTGCAGGCCAAGCATATAGACGATACATTTGGTAAGGGGCTGCTCTTCGAGATGAGCAACCCGCTGCAGGCCAACGAAGTGTTGCAGGCCTGGGTCGATCCACCCGGAGAACTCTGCAAGCAACTGCACGTTGCGCAGAACCTACGCAATTTTTACGAAGCACAAATATCATTTCGGACataa